From Medicago truncatula cultivar Jemalong A17 chromosome 7, MtrunA17r5.0-ANR, whole genome shotgun sequence, a single genomic window includes:
- the LOC11433989 gene encoding disease resistance protein RUN1 isoform X1, which produces MHDLLRDMGRVIVRKKSREGGKEPSRLWRYKDVHYVLSKDTKTLDVKGLTLKMSRMDATTYLETKAFEKMNKLKLLQLSGVQLNGDYKYLSKDLILLCWHGFPLKCTPADFHQECIVAVDLKYSNLERVWRKSQFMKELKFLNLSHSHNLRQTPNFSNLPNLEKLILKDCPSLSSVSHSIGLLKKILLINLKDCTGLCELPRSIYKLESVKALILSGCTKIDKLEEDIEQMTSLTTLVADKTAVTRVPFAVVRSKSIGFISLCGFEGLARNVFPSIIQSWMSPTNDILSLAKTFAGTPALELLDEQNDSFYGLPSVLKDLQNLQRLWLECESEAQLNQAVASILDNLHAKSCEELEAMQNTAQSSNFVTSASTHCCSQVRGSSSQNSLTSLLVQIGMNCHVVNTLKENIFQKIPPNGSGLLPGDNYPNWLAFNDNGSSVTFEVPQVDGRSLKTIMCVVYSSSPGDITSEGLKVLLVINCTKNTIQLYKRDALLASFDEEMWERIVSNTEPGDIVKVMVVYENKFIVKKTTVYLVYNEPNDKKIKHCLESDNKDIGSSGDGNIFGRLFFRLPSLVRTVLISRPLWLCFPVILFWWTRILTNEED; this is translated from the exons ATGCATGATTTACTAAGAGACATGGGAAGAGTGATCGTCCGCAAAAAATCAAGAGAGGGAGGCAAGGAGCCTAGTAGGTTATGGCGTTACAAGGATGTTCATTATGTGTTGTCAAAAGACACT AAAACTTTAGATGTCAAGGGACTGACTTTAAAGATGTCAAGAATGGACGCCACAACTTATTTGGAAACTAAAGCATTCGAGAAGATGAATAAGCTTAAATTGCTTCAACTTTCTGGTGTACAACTTAATGGAGATTACAAATATCTTTCGAAAGATCTTATATTGCTTTGTTGGCATGGATTTCCTTTAAAATGTACACCAGCTGACTTTCATCAAGAATGTATCGTGGCTGTTGACTTAAAATATTCCAATCTGGAACGAGTGTGGAGGAAGTCCCAG ttcaTGAAGGAGCTGAAGTTTCTTAATCTTAGTCATTCTCATAACCTGAGACAAACCCCGAACTTTTCAAACTTGCCGAATCTTGAAAAGTTAATACTCAAAGATTGCCCAAGTTTGTCCTCGGTTTCTCATAGTATAGGACTTCTCAAGAAAattcttttaataaatttgaaagACTGTACAGGCCTTTGTGAACTTCCAAGAAGCATCTATAAATTAGAGTCGGTCAAAGCTCTCATTTTATCTGGATGTACAAAAATTGACAAGTTGGAAGAGGACATAGAACAGATGACATCTTTGACCACCCTGGTTGCGGATAAGACTGCTGTAACAAGAGTGCCCTTTGCAGTAGTAAGATCAAAAAGCATTGGATTTATTTCACTGTGTGGATTTGAAGGATTAGCACGTAATGTGTTTCCTTCAATTATTCAGTCTTGGATGTCTCCAACAAATGATATCTTGTCATTAGCTAAAACATTTGCAGGCACACCAGCTCTTGAACTCTTGGATGAACAAAATGATAGTTTCTATGGTCTACCATCTGTTCTTAAAGATCTTCAGAATCTTCAACGTCTTTGGTTGGAATGTGAGTCAGAAGCTCAACTAAATCAAGCTGTTGCAAGTATTCTGGATAACTTACATGCCAAAAGTTGTGAGGAATTGGAAGCAATGCAAAACACAGCACAATCCTCAAATTTTGTGACTTCAGCATCCACTCATTGTTGCAGTCAAGTTCGCGGTTCAAGCTCACAAAATTCCTTGACATCACTTTTGGTTCAAATTGGAATGAACTGTCATGTCGTTAATACGCTCAAAGAAAACATTTTCCAG AAAATACCTCCCAATGGGTCTGGTTTACTCCCCGGTGACAATTATCCTAATTGGCTAGCCTTCAATGATAACGGTTCTTCTGTAACTTTCGAAGTTCCACAAGTGGATGGGCGTAGCTTGAAAACCATCATGTGCGTTGTCTATTCTTCTTCTCCTGGTGATATAACATCAGAAGGCCTTAAAGTTTTGTTGGTGATAAATTGCACAAAGAACACCATTCAGCTCTATAAGAGAGACGCATTATTAGCTTCCTTTGATGAAGAGATGTGGGAGAGAATAGTATCAAATACAGAACCAGGTGATATAGTGAAGGTTATGGTtgtttatgaaaacaaatttaTCGTGAAGAAGACTACAGTTTATCTAGTCTATAATGAACcaaatgataaaaagataaagcACTGCCTTGAGTCAGATAATAAGGACATTGGATCTAGTGGTGATGGAAAT ATATTTGGTAGACTCTTCTTCAGACTTCCTTCCCTTGTTCGAACTGTTCTGATTTCACGACCTCTCTGGCTCTGTTTTCCTGTTATTCTGTTTTGGTGGACTCGCATTCTAACAAACGAAGAAGATTAA
- the LOC11433989 gene encoding disease resistance protein RUN1 isoform X2 — protein sequence MSRMDATTYLETKAFEKMNKLKLLQLSGVQLNGDYKYLSKDLILLCWHGFPLKCTPADFHQECIVAVDLKYSNLERVWRKSQFMKELKFLNLSHSHNLRQTPNFSNLPNLEKLILKDCPSLSSVSHSIGLLKKILLINLKDCTGLCELPRSIYKLESVKALILSGCTKIDKLEEDIEQMTSLTTLVADKTAVTRVPFAVVRSKSIGFISLCGFEGLARNVFPSIIQSWMSPTNDILSLAKTFAGTPALELLDEQNDSFYGLPSVLKDLQNLQRLWLECESEAQLNQAVASILDNLHAKSCEELEAMQNTAQSSNFVTSASTHCCSQVRGSSSQNSLTSLLVQIGMNCHVVNTLKENIFQKIPPNGSGLLPGDNYPNWLAFNDNGSSVTFEVPQVDGRSLKTIMCVVYSSSPGDITSEGLKVLLVINCTKNTIQLYKRDALLASFDEEMWERIVSNTEPGDIVKVMVVYENKFIVKKTTVYLVYNEPNDKKIKHCLESDNKDIGSSGDGNIFGRLFFRLPSLVRTVLISRPLWLCFPVILFWWTRILTNEED from the exons ATGTCAAGAATGGACGCCACAACTTATTTGGAAACTAAAGCATTCGAGAAGATGAATAAGCTTAAATTGCTTCAACTTTCTGGTGTACAACTTAATGGAGATTACAAATATCTTTCGAAAGATCTTATATTGCTTTGTTGGCATGGATTTCCTTTAAAATGTACACCAGCTGACTTTCATCAAGAATGTATCGTGGCTGTTGACTTAAAATATTCCAATCTGGAACGAGTGTGGAGGAAGTCCCAG ttcaTGAAGGAGCTGAAGTTTCTTAATCTTAGTCATTCTCATAACCTGAGACAAACCCCGAACTTTTCAAACTTGCCGAATCTTGAAAAGTTAATACTCAAAGATTGCCCAAGTTTGTCCTCGGTTTCTCATAGTATAGGACTTCTCAAGAAAattcttttaataaatttgaaagACTGTACAGGCCTTTGTGAACTTCCAAGAAGCATCTATAAATTAGAGTCGGTCAAAGCTCTCATTTTATCTGGATGTACAAAAATTGACAAGTTGGAAGAGGACATAGAACAGATGACATCTTTGACCACCCTGGTTGCGGATAAGACTGCTGTAACAAGAGTGCCCTTTGCAGTAGTAAGATCAAAAAGCATTGGATTTATTTCACTGTGTGGATTTGAAGGATTAGCACGTAATGTGTTTCCTTCAATTATTCAGTCTTGGATGTCTCCAACAAATGATATCTTGTCATTAGCTAAAACATTTGCAGGCACACCAGCTCTTGAACTCTTGGATGAACAAAATGATAGTTTCTATGGTCTACCATCTGTTCTTAAAGATCTTCAGAATCTTCAACGTCTTTGGTTGGAATGTGAGTCAGAAGCTCAACTAAATCAAGCTGTTGCAAGTATTCTGGATAACTTACATGCCAAAAGTTGTGAGGAATTGGAAGCAATGCAAAACACAGCACAATCCTCAAATTTTGTGACTTCAGCATCCACTCATTGTTGCAGTCAAGTTCGCGGTTCAAGCTCACAAAATTCCTTGACATCACTTTTGGTTCAAATTGGAATGAACTGTCATGTCGTTAATACGCTCAAAGAAAACATTTTCCAG AAAATACCTCCCAATGGGTCTGGTTTACTCCCCGGTGACAATTATCCTAATTGGCTAGCCTTCAATGATAACGGTTCTTCTGTAACTTTCGAAGTTCCACAAGTGGATGGGCGTAGCTTGAAAACCATCATGTGCGTTGTCTATTCTTCTTCTCCTGGTGATATAACATCAGAAGGCCTTAAAGTTTTGTTGGTGATAAATTGCACAAAGAACACCATTCAGCTCTATAAGAGAGACGCATTATTAGCTTCCTTTGATGAAGAGATGTGGGAGAGAATAGTATCAAATACAGAACCAGGTGATATAGTGAAGGTTATGGTtgtttatgaaaacaaatttaTCGTGAAGAAGACTACAGTTTATCTAGTCTATAATGAACcaaatgataaaaagataaagcACTGCCTTGAGTCAGATAATAAGGACATTGGATCTAGTGGTGATGGAAAT ATATTTGGTAGACTCTTCTTCAGACTTCCTTCCCTTGTTCGAACTGTTCTGATTTCACGACCTCTCTGGCTCTGTTTTCCTGTTATTCTGTTTTGGTGGACTCGCATTCTAACAAACGAAGAAGATTAA